One genomic region from Leptospira tipperaryensis encodes:
- a CDS encoding M20/M25/M40 family metallo-hydrolase — protein sequence MNWKKIGLGFLGALVLFLLYTIFITEKGIHSLTPKTKFEERDYGKLAEEASKDLQTYLRIKTIRGNEKQAALFLKSLFDKRGIKTTIFEVPGKPERASIMAEIKGSDPEGGLILTSHIDVVEVNASEWTHPPFSGERVGDRIYGRGAVDIKGLGIMELYAFFLIHDSGIKLKKNLMYLAVSDEESRSEFGMRFLITNHRDIFKGYEFVHNEGGVGTKDVVVKGSKIFNIQHAEKGAVWLDLESEDISGHGSTPPVQYAALNLIDFLQEVKKMNEITIIKDETASFFYQMGEVSPFPNSFVLKRSRNPLLGIILKGVIQTNKHLRAMTSNSVSITGVDTHYAGINVITSKANGSIDIRILPGFNENEVYEKVKKLGEKYKVKVTARHLEPGTTSPVDSKYFKVLSGVVQQVVPGAVITPFLSPGTTDSSYLRLAGFKCYGLIPSLMSSEEIDGIHGKNESTTIEHLRTGIEILHKSVIEFNNVED from the coding sequence ATGAATTGGAAGAAGATCGGCTTAGGATTTTTAGGGGCCTTGGTTCTATTTTTACTTTATACGATTTTTATTACGGAGAAAGGAATTCATTCCTTAACGCCAAAGACAAAGTTCGAAGAAAGAGATTATGGAAAGCTCGCGGAAGAAGCTTCTAAGGATTTACAGACCTATTTAAGAATTAAAACAATCCGTGGAAATGAAAAGCAAGCCGCACTCTTTTTAAAAAGTCTTTTCGATAAACGAGGAATCAAAACGACTATCTTTGAAGTTCCTGGCAAACCGGAAAGAGCGAGCATCATGGCCGAGATCAAAGGTAGTGATCCGGAAGGTGGACTGATTCTTACAAGTCATATCGACGTTGTAGAAGTGAATGCAAGCGAGTGGACTCACCCGCCCTTCTCCGGTGAAAGAGTCGGCGATAGAATCTATGGTCGTGGTGCGGTGGACATAAAAGGTTTAGGGATTATGGAACTCTATGCTTTTTTCTTAATTCACGATTCCGGGATCAAACTCAAAAAGAATCTGATGTATCTTGCAGTCTCCGATGAAGAAAGTCGCTCCGAGTTTGGAATGCGTTTTTTAATCACGAATCATAGAGATATTTTTAAAGGATACGAATTTGTTCACAACGAAGGCGGAGTTGGAACTAAGGACGTTGTAGTTAAGGGAAGTAAGATCTTCAACATTCAACACGCGGAAAAGGGAGCGGTCTGGTTGGACTTGGAAAGCGAAGACATTTCAGGCCATGGAAGTACACCGCCGGTTCAATATGCTGCGCTCAATCTTATCGATTTTCTTCAAGAAGTGAAGAAGATGAATGAGATCACAATCATAAAAGATGAAACAGCGTCCTTCTTTTATCAGATGGGTGAAGTAAGTCCCTTTCCAAATTCTTTTGTATTAAAGAGATCCAGAAATCCTTTGTTAGGAATTATTTTAAAAGGTGTGATTCAGACAAATAAACATTTGAGAGCGATGACTAGCAACTCGGTGAGTATCACAGGAGTAGATACACACTACGCCGGAATCAATGTCATTACTTCTAAAGCAAACGGAAGTATCGATATAAGAATCCTTCCAGGCTTTAATGAGAACGAAGTTTATGAAAAGGTGAAGAAGCTCGGTGAAAAATACAAAGTGAAAGTTACAGCGAGACATCTGGAACCGGGAACAACCTCGCCTGTAGATTCGAAGTACTTCAAAGTTCTTTCCGGTGTTGTTCAGCAAGTGGTTCCAGGCGCGGTCATTACACCTTTCTTATCACCGGGGACAACGGATTCTTCTTACTTGAGATTAGCTGGATTCAAATGTTATGGATTGATTCCTTCTTTAATGAGTTCCGAAGAGATCGATGGAATTCATGGAAAAAACGAGAGCACAACGATCGAACATCTTCGAACCGGAATTGAAATTCTTCACAAGTCGGTGATAGAATTTAATAACGTCGAGGATTGA
- a CDS encoding ParA family protein has translation MGKIVSISNQKGGVGKTTTSINLAANLASIGKKVLIIDMDPQGNSGSGLGLEINTLGKTSYELLLGESSPNECIQRTNVENLHIIPSNINLSGAEADLLAEEEREYRLKNAVSELRTEYDYILIDCPPSLGILTINALCAADSVMITLQTEYFALEGLTQLMKIISLVQKQLNPSLELEGVLLTMFDKRTNLANQVAEDVKSYFKDKVYTTIIPRNVKLSEAPSFGQTIMSYDPEGVGAQSYRSLALEVAGKN, from the coding sequence ATGGGAAAAATAGTATCCATTAGTAATCAAAAGGGCGGGGTCGGAAAAACGACAACCTCTATCAATCTTGCGGCCAACCTTGCTTCGATCGGAAAGAAAGTTCTGATTATCGATATGGATCCTCAAGGAAATTCGGGATCCGGTCTCGGATTAGAAATCAATACTCTCGGAAAAACTTCTTACGAACTTCTCTTAGGGGAATCTTCTCCAAATGAATGTATTCAAAGAACAAACGTAGAGAATCTTCACATCATTCCTTCGAACATCAACTTGAGCGGCGCGGAAGCGGACCTTCTTGCGGAAGAGGAAAGAGAATATAGATTGAAGAACGCGGTTTCGGAACTTCGTACTGAATACGATTACATTCTCATCGATTGCCCGCCTTCTTTAGGAATTCTTACGATCAACGCTCTTTGCGCAGCGGACAGTGTGATGATTACTCTTCAAACGGAGTATTTCGCTCTGGAAGGTCTGACTCAACTTATGAAAATTATTTCACTGGTTCAAAAACAATTGAATCCTTCTTTAGAATTGGAAGGAGTTCTTCTTACGATGTTCGATAAAAGAACCAATCTTGCAAATCAAGTTGCTGAGGATGTGAAATCCTATTTTAAAGATAAAGTTTATACTACGATCATTCCAAGAAATGTAAAGTTAAGCGAAGCTCCTTCTTTTGGACAAACGATTATGAGTTACGACCCGGAAGGAGTTGGCGCTCAGAGTTATAGAAGTTTAGCTCTGGAAGTTGCAGGGAAGAATTAA
- a CDS encoding MarR family winged helix-turn-helix transcriptional regulator — MFILDHQLGFNLHRVALLFRRELSRCLRDYNLTPEQWQVLATLWEKESLTQKEIIHVTLQDAPSASRMVARMVQNQLVKSEVSEEDKRATIITLTKTGRSLEKTLPKKITNHFENILQNFPMSRRQELLTVLKELRLVFKDLNEDNQ; from the coding sequence ATGTTTATTTTGGATCACCAGCTCGGTTTCAACCTTCACCGAGTCGCTTTGCTTTTTAGAAGAGAACTCTCCCGTTGTCTCCGAGACTATAACCTAACCCCGGAACAATGGCAGGTCCTCGCCACACTTTGGGAAAAAGAATCACTGACTCAAAAAGAAATCATTCATGTTACTTTGCAAGACGCTCCTTCCGCTTCTCGAATGGTCGCGAGAATGGTTCAGAATCAATTAGTAAAAAGTGAAGTTTCCGAGGAAGACAAACGTGCAACGATCATTACTCTTACAAAGACTGGTCGCTCTTTAGAAAAAACTCTTCCTAAAAAAATAACGAATCATTTTGAAAACATTCTTCAGAATTTTCCAATGTCAAGAAGGCAAGAATTGTTGACGGTCTTAAAAGAACTCCGTTTGGTTTTTAAGGATTTGAATGAAGACAATCAATGA
- a CDS encoding RsmG family class I SAM-dependent methyltransferase, which yields MQDPKEFSVESILERLKERFPKEAEGIFPLFDWELISEFSKFLREKNEAGGFFSKRDSEEILDRHVLESIYHVYKISQKVGSWKGIQLGDAGTGPGIPGFFFRCLKDHPIVVLIDSQKRKLAHTEEFVNRNKISDVKFKFIRTEESKLNLNYVVSRGFIPYPYSAEAVCNLVKMGGTYVPFLAKHDIPAKIEKEILTNSGFKLESTEDFPSLEFLGMRHIKFLKKVSSPRHGYPRAWKDISKESKGGNGKNSIH from the coding sequence ATGCAAGATCCAAAAGAATTTTCCGTTGAATCGATTTTAGAAAGATTGAAAGAAAGATTTCCAAAAGAAGCGGAAGGGATTTTTCCTCTTTTCGATTGGGAATTGATCTCTGAGTTTTCTAAATTCTTAAGAGAAAAGAATGAGGCGGGAGGATTTTTCTCAAAAAGAGATTCCGAAGAAATTTTGGACCGTCACGTTTTGGAATCTATCTACCACGTTTATAAAATTTCGCAGAAAGTTGGTTCCTGGAAAGGAATTCAATTAGGAGACGCGGGAACCGGTCCCGGGATTCCAGGTTTCTTTTTTCGTTGTTTGAAAGATCATCCGATTGTGGTGCTTATCGATTCTCAAAAAAGAAAATTAGCTCATACGGAAGAGTTTGTGAATCGGAATAAAATTTCCGATGTAAAGTTTAAGTTTATTCGAACGGAAGAATCAAAGTTAAATCTGAATTATGTCGTATCACGAGGTTTTATTCCTTATCCTTACAGCGCGGAAGCTGTTTGTAATCTCGTGAAGATGGGAGGAACTTATGTCCCATTTTTAGCAAAACATGATATTCCCGCTAAAATAGAAAAAGAAATTCTTACTAACTCAGGATTTAAACTCGAATCGACGGAAGATTTTCCATCTCTTGAATTTTTAGGGATGCGACATATTAAATTCTTGAAAAAGGTTTCTAGCCCGAGGCATGGTTATCCTAGAGCTTGGAAGGATATCAGCAAGGAGAGTAAGGGCGGAAATGGGAAAAATAGTATCCATTAG